A genome region from Microbacterium sp. CGR2 includes the following:
- the prfA gene encoding peptide chain release factor 1, with the protein MFESVQTLIDEHRRVQEELSDPAVHADAGRAKRVNRRYAELSRIVAAYDAWAAASDDLEAARELARDDEAFAAEVPSLEEGLQAAQERLRRLLIPRDPDDARDVIMEIKAGEGGAESALFAADLLRMYVQYAASRGWKTELLERNESDLGGYKDVQVAIKGSSADPAQGVWAHLKYEGGVHRVQRVPATESQGRIHTSTTGVLVFPEVDEPEEIQIDQNDLKIDVFRSSGPGGQSVNTTDSAVRITHVPSGIVVSMQNEKSQLQNREAAMRVLRARLLAKQQEELDAAASDARKSQIRGMDRSERIRTYNFPENRIADHRTGFKAYNLDQVMDGALGPIIDSAIAADEEARLAAVGS; encoded by the coding sequence GTGTTCGAGTCCGTCCAGACTCTGATCGACGAGCATCGCCGGGTTCAGGAGGAGCTCTCCGACCCGGCGGTGCACGCCGACGCAGGCAGGGCGAAGCGCGTGAATCGTCGCTACGCCGAGCTGTCCAGGATCGTCGCCGCGTACGACGCGTGGGCGGCGGCATCCGACGACCTGGAGGCAGCCCGGGAACTCGCGCGCGACGACGAGGCTTTCGCCGCCGAGGTCCCGAGTCTCGAAGAGGGCCTGCAGGCCGCTCAGGAGCGTTTGCGGCGACTGCTGATCCCGCGGGATCCGGACGACGCGCGCGACGTGATCATGGAGATCAAGGCGGGGGAGGGCGGCGCGGAATCGGCGCTGTTCGCCGCCGACCTGCTGCGCATGTATGTGCAGTACGCCGCGTCCCGCGGGTGGAAGACAGAGCTTCTCGAGCGCAATGAATCCGATCTCGGCGGATACAAGGATGTGCAGGTCGCGATCAAGGGATCATCCGCTGATCCCGCGCAGGGCGTCTGGGCGCATCTGAAGTACGAGGGTGGCGTGCACCGCGTGCAGCGTGTGCCCGCGACGGAGTCTCAGGGACGTATCCACACATCGACCACCGGCGTGCTGGTGTTCCCCGAGGTCGACGAGCCCGAAGAGATCCAGATCGACCAGAACGATCTCAAGATCGACGTCTTCCGTTCATCCGGACCCGGCGGCCAGTCCGTGAACACCACCGACTCGGCTGTGCGCATCACGCACGTGCCGTCAGGCATCGTCGTGTCGATGCAGAACGAGAAGTCGCAGCTGCAGAACCGCGAGGCCGCGATGCGCGTGCTCCGTGCGAGGTTGCTCGCCAAGCAGCAGGAGGAGCTGGATGCCGCGGCATCCGATGCGCGCAAGTCGCAGATCCGTGGAATGGACCGCTCCGAGCGCATCCGCACGTACAACTTCCCCGAGAACCGCATCGCCGATCACCGGACGGGCTTCAAGGCGTACAACCTCGATCAGGTGATGGACGGCGCTCTCGGCCCCATCATCGACAGCGCGATCGCCGCCGACGAGGAAGCCCGTCTCGCCGCAGTCGGCAGCTGA
- the thrB gene encoding homoserine kinase — protein sequence MPSASDADASRTFEVRVPATSANLGPGFDTLGLALSVYDTLQVTELPAGQLEIEVTGSGAEDIPRDDSNLIVRTIRYVFADAGRPAPGLRIVAENGVPHGRGLGSSGAAVAAGVLAAKGLLAGDVEIGDADLLRLATEVEGHPDNVAPALFGGLTIAWMGDRGPQHKKLLVHRGVSPLVLVPAYTMSTSQARSLQPPQVSTADAVFNVSRSALLIAALMQSPELLLDATADRLHQDYRAEAMPETKRLVHALRAAGFAAVVSGAGPSVLVLADGPGSRQDAVELAAGVTDTPWEALLLAVDVRGGTVGDRAEGST from the coding sequence ATGCCGTCCGCCTCGGATGCGGATGCAAGCCGCACCTTCGAGGTGCGGGTGCCCGCCACGAGCGCCAACCTCGGTCCGGGCTTCGACACGCTGGGATTGGCTCTCAGCGTGTATGACACACTGCAGGTGACCGAGTTGCCGGCCGGGCAGCTGGAGATCGAGGTCACCGGTTCCGGCGCAGAAGACATCCCGCGCGACGACTCCAATCTGATCGTCCGCACGATCCGATACGTCTTCGCCGACGCCGGACGGCCGGCCCCCGGTCTCCGGATCGTCGCCGAGAACGGCGTGCCGCACGGCCGTGGCCTCGGATCCTCCGGGGCTGCGGTCGCCGCGGGAGTCCTCGCGGCAAAAGGCCTGCTCGCCGGAGACGTCGAGATCGGTGACGCCGACCTGCTCCGACTCGCCACCGAGGTCGAGGGGCACCCCGACAACGTGGCGCCGGCCCTGTTCGGCGGTCTGACCATCGCCTGGATGGGGGACCGCGGGCCGCAGCACAAGAAGCTCCTCGTGCACCGCGGGGTCTCGCCCCTCGTGCTGGTTCCTGCGTACACGATGTCGACGTCGCAGGCCCGCTCCCTGCAGCCGCCGCAGGTGTCCACCGCCGATGCCGTGTTCAACGTCTCGCGTTCGGCGCTGCTGATCGCCGCGCTGATGCAGAGCCCTGAGCTGTTGTTGGATGCCACGGCCGATCGCCTGCACCAGGACTATCGCGCCGAGGCGATGCCTGAGACGAAGCGGTTGGTGCACGCGTTGCGTGCCGCGGGCTTCGCTGCGGTGGTCTCGGGTGCCGGGCCCAGCGTCCTCGTGCTTGCCGACGGTCCGGGCAGTCGACAGGATGCCGTGGAGTTGGCCGCCGGCGTCACCGACACCCCGTGGGAAGCGCTCCTGCTCGCCGTCGACGTCCGTGGTGGTACAGTGGGGGATCGAGCGGAGGGCTCCACGTAG
- the rho gene encoding transcription termination factor Rho, producing MTYKGVLVENLSETQTDQTTPVVDAPAAADSNTEAAPARKRAPRRASTATAAAKAEKAAEKSTTEKADAAQASSAPEAASSGDGAEKTETAPKAKAPRRSRAKKADADAPAADAPSEAAPAAGAEAPAETAPKSTGRGRRGAQKQSTDEATTDAGSADSPRQDAAQKGSSNKGSSNRASSNRESANNDSASNDSANNDSAQQDSSQKDSSKSSSSQKGSAGNEGTQNNDSSDSSEASDEQGGRGRNRNRSRNRGRGQNGAAQEQQQQPSGDDDDQSNGNNRNRQRNKRRGAAPVDEFDTEIGEDDVLIPIAGILDVLDNYAFVRTTGYLAGPSDVYVSLGQVKKYNLRKGDAVVGSIKQPREGEQQGRQKYNALVKVDSINGLSVDDAATRVEFGKLTPLYPQERLQLETAPEKLTQRIIDLIAPIGKGQRGLIVAPPKAGKTIVLQQIADAIAQNNPEVHLMVVLVDERPEEVTDMERSVKGEVIASTFDRPAEDHTTVAELAIERAKRLVELGRDVVVLLDSITRLGRAYNLAAPASGRVLTGGVDASALYPPKRFFGAARNIENGGSLTILATALVETGSKMDEVIFEEFKGTGNSELRLSRSLADKRIFPAVDVNASSTRREEMLLSADEVKITWKLRRALAGLDQQQALEVVLGKLKETHSNVEFLVQMQKAIPGIPAGGHGHDNNIR from the coding sequence ATGACATATAAGGGAGTACTCGTGGAGAACCTCTCCGAGACCCAGACCGATCAGACGACTCCGGTCGTCGACGCACCTGCGGCCGCTGATTCGAACACCGAAGCCGCGCCGGCGCGCAAGCGCGCACCGCGTCGCGCCAGCACTGCGACGGCAGCGGCGAAGGCCGAGAAGGCAGCCGAGAAGAGCACGACCGAGAAGGCGGATGCCGCGCAGGCGTCGTCCGCCCCCGAAGCGGCATCCTCCGGCGATGGCGCCGAGAAGACCGAGACCGCTCCGAAGGCGAAGGCCCCGCGTCGCAGCCGTGCGAAGAAGGCTGACGCGGACGCTCCTGCGGCCGACGCTCCGTCCGAAGCGGCCCCCGCCGCCGGCGCTGAAGCTCCCGCCGAGACCGCTCCGAAGTCGACCGGTCGTGGCCGACGCGGAGCGCAGAAGCAGTCGACCGACGAAGCGACGACCGACGCCGGTTCCGCGGACTCCCCGCGGCAGGATGCCGCCCAGAAGGGGTCCTCGAACAAGGGCTCCTCGAACAGGGCTTCCTCGAACAGGGAGTCCGCGAACAACGATTCCGCGAGCAACGACTCCGCGAACAACGACTCCGCGCAGCAGGACTCGTCGCAGAAGGACTCGTCGAAGAGCTCTTCTTCGCAGAAGGGCTCCGCCGGTAACGAGGGCACACAGAACAACGATTCGTCCGACTCGTCCGAGGCAAGCGACGAGCAGGGCGGCCGCGGACGCAACCGCAACCGCAGCCGCAACCGCGGTCGCGGACAGAACGGTGCCGCTCAGGAGCAGCAGCAGCAGCCGTCCGGTGACGACGACGACCAGTCGAACGGAAACAACCGCAACCGCCAGCGCAACAAGCGTCGCGGTGCCGCGCCCGTCGATGAGTTCGACACCGAGATCGGTGAGGACGACGTCCTGATCCCGATTGCGGGCATCCTCGATGTGCTCGACAACTACGCGTTCGTCCGCACCACCGGCTACCTCGCCGGCCCCAGTGACGTCTACGTCTCGCTCGGTCAGGTCAAGAAGTACAACCTCCGCAAGGGCGACGCGGTCGTCGGTTCGATCAAGCAGCCACGTGAGGGCGAGCAGCAGGGTCGCCAGAAGTACAACGCGCTCGTCAAGGTGGATTCGATCAACGGTCTTTCCGTCGACGATGCCGCCACGCGCGTGGAGTTCGGCAAGCTCACCCCGCTGTACCCGCAGGAGCGGTTGCAGCTGGAGACGGCGCCCGAGAAGCTGACCCAGCGGATCATCGATCTGATCGCTCCCATCGGCAAGGGCCAGCGCGGTCTCATCGTCGCGCCGCCGAAGGCGGGCAAGACCATCGTGCTGCAGCAGATCGCCGACGCGATCGCGCAGAACAACCCCGAGGTGCACCTCATGGTCGTGCTCGTCGACGAGCGCCCCGAAGAGGTCACCGACATGGAGCGTTCGGTCAAGGGTGAGGTCATCGCCTCGACCTTCGATCGCCCGGCCGAAGATCACACCACGGTCGCCGAGCTCGCCATCGAACGCGCAAAGCGGCTCGTGGAGCTGGGCCGCGATGTCGTCGTCCTGCTCGACTCGATCACCCGCCTCGGCCGTGCGTACAACCTCGCAGCGCCGGCATCCGGTCGCGTCCTGACCGGGGGTGTCGACGCCTCCGCGCTCTACCCGCCGAAGCGTTTCTTCGGCGCGGCGCGCAACATCGAGAACGGCGGATCGCTCACGATCCTCGCGACGGCGCTCGTGGAGACCGGTTCCAAGATGGACGAGGTGATCTTCGAGGAGTTCAAGGGCACCGGCAACAGCGAGTTGCGCCTGTCGCGCTCGCTCGCCGACAAGCGCATCTTCCCGGCGGTCGACGTGAACGCGTCCAGCACGCGTCGCGAAGAGATGCTGCTCTCCGCCGACGAGGTCAAGATCACCTGGAAGCTGCGCCGCGCACTCGCCGGTCTCGACCAGCAGCAGGCCCTCGAGGTCGTCCTCGGCAAGCTCAAGGAGACGCACTCCAACGTCGAATTCCTCGTGCAGATGCAGAAGGCGATCCCCGGGATTCCCGCCGGCGGCCACGGGCACGACAACAACATCCGCTGA
- the lysA gene encoding diaminopimelate decarboxylase — protein sequence MLSPADSPAPEWLAVPDDANDLARGVWPASAIRDADGGLGIAGVSAAGLVRAYGTPLLVLDEDEVRGRARAFRTAFDRATSEHGTTAQVYYAGKAFLSTTVARWVVDEGLRVDVCTLGELEVALAAGVAPEALGFHGNNKSTAELERAVQVGVGTIIVDSPIEIERLAAITARTGAVQRVLVRVISGVHAETHAFLATAHEDQKFGIPLGEAEAAVRRIRELSGLEFAGLHCHIGSQIFGVAGFRESASRVLDLHAVLLETGPVPQLNLGGGFGIAYTRVDDPTPIDVLAGEIVAAVAEGCAARGIAVPALSFEPGRAIVGPAGITLYEVGTTKDVTVGQGVVRRYISVDGGMSDNARPALYGAQYSARLASRAGDGEPQLSRVVGKHCESGDIVVDHEYLPSDLAPGDLLAVPATGAYCAPLSSNYNHVPRPPIVAVRDGRSRVIVRGETIDDLLSRDAGIDGAEAPEGAK from the coding sequence GTGCTTTCCCCTGCCGATTCGCCAGCCCCCGAATGGCTCGCCGTACCCGATGACGCGAACGACCTCGCGAGGGGCGTCTGGCCCGCGTCAGCGATCCGGGATGCCGACGGCGGGCTCGGCATCGCCGGGGTGAGTGCCGCCGGACTCGTGCGCGCCTACGGCACGCCGCTGCTCGTGCTCGACGAGGACGAGGTGCGCGGCCGCGCCAGAGCGTTCCGCACCGCCTTCGATCGGGCGACCTCCGAGCACGGCACCACCGCCCAGGTCTATTACGCGGGGAAGGCTTTCCTCAGCACGACCGTCGCGCGGTGGGTCGTCGACGAGGGACTTCGCGTCGACGTGTGCACCCTGGGAGAGCTGGAAGTGGCTCTGGCGGCAGGGGTCGCACCCGAAGCGCTCGGATTCCACGGCAACAACAAATCCACAGCAGAGCTGGAGCGTGCGGTTCAGGTCGGTGTGGGAACGATCATCGTCGACAGCCCGATCGAGATCGAGCGACTGGCGGCCATCACTGCCCGAACCGGCGCAGTACAGAGGGTCCTCGTCCGCGTCATCAGCGGGGTCCATGCCGAGACCCACGCCTTCCTCGCGACGGCGCACGAAGATCAGAAGTTCGGCATCCCGCTCGGAGAGGCAGAAGCGGCCGTCCGACGGATCCGAGAGCTCTCCGGACTCGAGTTCGCCGGCCTTCACTGCCATATCGGATCGCAGATCTTCGGCGTCGCGGGTTTCCGCGAATCGGCTTCGCGCGTACTGGATCTGCACGCGGTTCTCCTCGAGACGGGGCCGGTGCCTCAGTTGAACCTCGGTGGCGGCTTCGGCATCGCCTACACGCGAGTGGATGACCCGACCCCCATCGACGTGCTCGCGGGCGAGATCGTCGCCGCGGTGGCCGAAGGATGCGCCGCTCGCGGCATCGCGGTGCCGGCGCTCTCGTTCGAACCGGGACGCGCCATCGTGGGTCCGGCGGGAATCACACTGTACGAGGTCGGCACGACCAAGGATGTCACGGTCGGGCAGGGCGTCGTCCGGCGCTACATCAGCGTCGACGGCGGTATGAGTGACAACGCGCGCCCCGCTCTGTACGGCGCGCAGTACTCCGCCCGGCTGGCCTCGCGGGCAGGCGACGGCGAGCCGCAGCTCAGCCGCGTGGTCGGCAAGCACTGCGAATCGGGCGACATCGTCGTCGACCACGAGTATCTGCCGTCGGACCTCGCGCCCGGCGACCTGCTCGCCGTGCCGGCGACCGGCGCGTACTGCGCGCCGCTCTCGAGCAACTACAACCATGTCCCGCGTCCCCCGATCGTCGCGGTGCGCGACGGTCGGTCGAGAGTGATCGTCCGCGGTGAGACCATCGACGACCTTCTCTCTCGCGACGCGGGCATCGACGGGGCGGAAGCCCCCGAAGGAGCCAAATGA
- a CDS encoding homoserine dehydrogenase, whose product MTDYRRLRVALLGAGAVGSQVAGLLLRHGDELADRAGAELELAGIAVRDLDAPRDVDLPKELFTTDAESLILGSDIVIELIGGIEPARTSILQAIGSGADVVTANKALLATHGPELFEAADRVGASVYYEAAAAGAIPIIRPLRDSLAGDRVVRIMGIVNGTTNYILDRMDTEGADFADVLADAQRLGYAESDPTADVEGYDAAQKAAILASLAFHTAVPLDAVHREGITSITAAMIEEARAAGFVIKLLAVCERIEADGVESISVRVYPALVPAAHPLAAVHGANNAVFVEAEAAGSLMFYGAGAGGVQTASAVLGDVVSAARRHIAGGVGVGESTRANLPVVPIGHVITRYQITLEVADAPGVLATVAGALSDGGVSVATVVQTVEGEDEPTARLIIGTHRATEHALSATVAALADSPVVERVVSVLRVEGE is encoded by the coding sequence ATGACTGACTACCGACGACTGCGCGTGGCGCTGCTGGGCGCAGGGGCGGTCGGCTCACAGGTCGCCGGTCTCCTGCTGCGACACGGCGATGAGCTCGCCGACCGAGCAGGCGCGGAACTGGAGCTCGCCGGCATCGCCGTCCGCGACCTGGACGCTCCGCGCGACGTGGACCTTCCGAAAGAGCTGTTCACCACCGACGCGGAGTCGCTCATCCTGGGCTCTGACATCGTGATCGAACTGATCGGGGGCATCGAACCGGCGCGCACGAGCATCCTGCAGGCGATCGGCTCCGGTGCTGACGTCGTCACCGCCAACAAGGCCCTGCTCGCGACACACGGACCCGAGCTCTTCGAAGCAGCGGACCGCGTCGGCGCCTCCGTCTACTACGAGGCCGCTGCGGCCGGTGCCATCCCGATCATCCGCCCGCTGCGGGATTCTCTGGCCGGAGACCGTGTCGTGCGCATCATGGGCATCGTGAACGGAACGACCAACTACATCCTCGACCGCATGGACACCGAAGGGGCGGACTTCGCCGACGTCCTCGCTGACGCTCAGCGTCTGGGCTACGCCGAGTCCGATCCGACGGCCGATGTCGAGGGGTACGACGCCGCGCAGAAAGCCGCGATCCTCGCGAGTCTCGCCTTCCACACGGCGGTGCCGCTGGACGCCGTGCACCGCGAGGGAATCACGTCCATCACGGCGGCGATGATCGAGGAGGCTCGCGCTGCGGGCTTCGTGATCAAGCTTCTCGCCGTGTGCGAGCGGATCGAGGCGGACGGGGTCGAGTCGATCTCCGTCCGCGTGTATCCGGCCCTCGTGCCTGCCGCGCACCCGCTGGCCGCCGTGCACGGCGCCAACAACGCCGTCTTCGTGGAAGCGGAGGCTGCCGGGTCGCTCATGTTCTACGGCGCCGGTGCGGGCGGCGTGCAGACGGCATCCGCCGTGCTCGGCGATGTCGTCTCCGCCGCCCGCCGCCACATCGCCGGCGGCGTGGGCGTGGGCGAGTCCACCAGGGCGAACCTGCCGGTCGTGCCGATCGGGCACGTGATCACGCGCTATCAGATCACCCTGGAGGTCGCCGATGCTCCGGGTGTGCTCGCCACGGTCGCCGGGGCGCTCAGCGACGGGGGAGTCTCGGTCGCGACGGTCGTGCAGACGGTCGAAGGTGAGGATGAGCCCACCGCTCGCCTGATCATCGGCACCCACCGGGCGACCGAGCATGCTCTCAGTGCAACCGTCGCCGCTCTTGCCGACAGCCCCGTCGTCGAGCGTGTCGTTTCCGTGTTGCGCGTGGAAGGCGAGTGA
- the prmC gene encoding peptide chain release factor N(5)-glutamine methyltransferase: protein MPENSLAALVRTATQRLVDAGVPDALVDAELLAGHVLGLGRGEVQAALVRGDGLNDEDAARFVELTARRAGREPLQHITGTAPFRHLVLAVGPGVFVPRPETETVVQFAIDALQNAPEPAPIGVDLGTGSGAIALSMATEVPHARIHAAELSPEAHAWAARNTAGAENLTLVLSDLSEAFPELDGTVTVVISNPPYVPDAAVPRDPEVRLFDPAMALYGGPDGLDIVRVLSSRALRLLRSGGLLVIEHGESQGESIRGLLTADGWRATATHRDLTSRDRATTAIRP from the coding sequence ATGCCCGAGAACTCCCTCGCCGCGCTCGTGCGCACGGCGACTCAGCGCCTCGTCGACGCCGGGGTGCCGGATGCGCTGGTCGACGCCGAACTGCTCGCCGGTCATGTCCTCGGGCTCGGCCGCGGCGAGGTGCAGGCTGCGCTCGTGCGTGGTGATGGTCTGAACGATGAAGACGCCGCCCGATTCGTCGAGCTGACCGCTCGGAGGGCGGGGCGTGAGCCGCTTCAACACATCACGGGGACCGCCCCGTTTCGTCATCTGGTGTTGGCCGTCGGCCCGGGGGTCTTCGTTCCTCGTCCCGAGACCGAGACCGTCGTGCAGTTCGCGATCGATGCCCTGCAGAACGCGCCGGAGCCCGCACCGATCGGAGTCGACCTGGGCACCGGGAGCGGGGCGATCGCTTTGTCGATGGCGACCGAGGTGCCGCACGCCCGCATCCACGCGGCCGAGCTCTCACCGGAGGCCCACGCCTGGGCTGCTCGGAACACCGCGGGCGCCGAGAATCTGACCCTCGTGCTGTCCGACCTGAGCGAGGCGTTCCCCGAGTTGGACGGCACCGTGACCGTGGTCATCTCGAATCCCCCCTACGTGCCGGATGCGGCAGTCCCGCGTGACCCGGAGGTGCGGCTGTTCGACCCCGCGATGGCCCTCTACGGCGGACCGGACGGTCTCGACATCGTCCGCGTCCTCAGCTCAAGAGCGCTGCGGTTGCTACGCTCCGGCGGCCTGCTGGTCATCGAACACGGGGAATCGCAGGGCGAGTCGATCCGCGGCCTGCTCACCGCAGACGGGTGGCGCGCGACGGCGACCCACCGCGACCTCACCTCGCGCGACCGGGCGACGACCGCCATTCGGCCCTGA
- a CDS encoding L-threonylcarbamoyladenylate synthase: MSTIFDCSDEAQLLAGMRNARQAIGRGELIVMPTDTVYGLAADAFSPTAVQRLLDAKGRGRDQPPPVLVGTKETLAALAETVPEPVQRLVDEFWPGGLTIVLPAQPSLAWDLGDTLGTVAVRMPEGRIALELLVETGPLAVSSANLTGHAAAISAFDAERMLGDSVAVYLDGGMSKDGIASTIVDATSLVRRGPDAEPGVVRILRHGVVTRAQLEEVLGELLEPEDHHDGHPDDPQDGDS; the protein is encoded by the coding sequence ATGTCTACGATCTTCGACTGCAGCGATGAGGCGCAGCTGCTCGCCGGAATGCGCAATGCGCGCCAAGCGATCGGCCGCGGTGAGCTCATCGTCATGCCCACAGACACCGTCTACGGTCTCGCTGCCGACGCATTCTCCCCGACTGCGGTGCAGCGACTCCTCGATGCCAAAGGACGGGGGCGCGATCAGCCTCCGCCCGTGCTCGTCGGCACGAAAGAGACGTTGGCGGCACTGGCCGAGACCGTCCCCGAGCCCGTCCAGCGTCTCGTCGACGAGTTCTGGCCCGGCGGTCTCACCATCGTGCTGCCCGCACAGCCTTCTCTCGCGTGGGACCTGGGTGACACGCTCGGCACGGTGGCGGTCCGGATGCCGGAGGGACGGATCGCACTGGAGCTCCTCGTCGAGACGGGTCCGCTGGCCGTCTCCAGCGCGAATCTCACCGGGCACGCCGCAGCCATCTCCGCCTTCGATGCGGAGCGCATGCTCGGCGACAGCGTGGCCGTCTACCTCGACGGCGGGATGAGCAAGGACGGAATCGCCTCGACGATCGTCGACGCCACTTCGCTCGTTCGGCGAGGTCCGGATGCCGAGCCGGGTGTCGTCCGCATCCTCCGCCACGGCGTGGTCACCCGCGCGCAGCTCGAGGAAGTCCTCGGAGAGTTGCTCGAGCCGGAAGATCATCATGACGGCCATCCGGATGATCCACAGGACGGGGATTCGTGA
- the epsC gene encoding serine O-acetyltransferase EpsC — MDMIGRMREDIAAARLRDPAARSSIEVALLYPGLHAIWAHRVSHALWRRRLRLLARAASQLSRWLTGVEIHPGAKIGRRFFIDHGTGVVIGETAEVGDDVMLYHGVTLGGRTRDSGKRHPTLGDGVAVGAGAKILGPVTIGAGSVVGANAVVTRDAPAQSILVGVPAKQRQRTVGEATPALLTAPDYSI, encoded by the coding sequence ATGGACATGATCGGTCGAATGCGCGAGGACATCGCGGCAGCACGTCTTCGCGACCCCGCGGCGCGGAGTTCCATAGAGGTCGCGCTGCTGTACCCGGGGCTTCACGCGATCTGGGCGCACCGGGTCTCGCACGCTCTGTGGCGGCGACGTCTCCGGCTGCTCGCCCGCGCCGCTTCTCAACTCTCACGATGGCTGACCGGCGTGGAGATCCACCCCGGTGCGAAGATCGGTCGACGCTTCTTCATCGACCACGGCACGGGGGTCGTCATCGGCGAGACGGCTGAGGTGGGAGACGACGTGATGCTCTACCACGGCGTCACCCTCGGAGGCCGGACACGGGATTCCGGCAAACGGCATCCGACATTGGGCGACGGGGTCGCCGTGGGCGCAGGAGCGAAGATCCTGGGACCGGTGACCATCGGAGCGGGATCGGTCGTCGGGGCCAACGCCGTGGTGACCCGGGACGCTCCGGCCCAGAGCATCCTCGTCGGCGTTCCGGCCAAACAACGCCAGCGCACGGTCGGCGAAGCCACGCCGGCGCTGCTCACCGCGCCCGACTACTCCATCTGA
- the cysK gene encoding cysteine synthase A has product MTGIHSDITTAFGNTPLVRLNRVTEGLGATVLAKLEYYNPASSVKDRIGIAMINAAEASGELKPGGTIVESTSGNTGIALAMVGAARGYNVILTMPASMSKERRVLLKAFGAQIVLTDPTKGMSGAIEETKRIVAETPGAIWIRQFENAANPQIHRETTAQEILRDTDGNVDIFIAGVGTGGTVTGTGQALKAAKPDVQVIAVEPKDSPVLTEGHPGPHKIQGIGPNFVPAVLDRDVLDEVITAEFDESIRVARELMAKEGLLVGMSCGAAVSAALKVAARPENAGKTIVVILPDTGERYLSTALFEDLRED; this is encoded by the coding sequence ATGACCGGAATCCACTCCGACATCACGACCGCGTTCGGCAACACTCCGCTCGTCCGCCTGAATCGGGTGACAGAAGGTTTGGGCGCAACCGTTCTCGCCAAGCTCGAGTACTACAACCCGGCGTCCAGCGTGAAGGATCGCATCGGGATCGCGATGATCAACGCGGCCGAGGCCTCGGGAGAACTGAAGCCCGGCGGGACCATCGTCGAATCGACCAGCGGAAACACCGGGATCGCGCTCGCGATGGTCGGCGCCGCCCGCGGATACAACGTGATCCTGACGATGCCGGCCTCGATGTCGAAGGAACGGCGCGTGCTGCTCAAGGCTTTCGGCGCGCAGATCGTGCTGACCGATCCGACCAAGGGCATGAGCGGCGCGATCGAGGAGACGAAGCGCATCGTCGCCGAGACTCCCGGCGCCATCTGGATCCGCCAGTTCGAGAACGCCGCGAACCCGCAGATCCACCGCGAGACGACCGCGCAGGAGATCCTCCGCGACACGGACGGCAACGTGGACATCTTCATCGCGGGCGTCGGCACCGGCGGAACCGTCACCGGCACCGGCCAGGCGCTCAAGGCCGCCAAGCCCGACGTCCAGGTCATCGCCGTCGAGCCGAAGGACTCCCCCGTTCTCACCGAGGGCCACCCCGGCCCCCACAAGATCCAGGGCATCGGTCCGAACTTCGTACCCGCCGTCCTCGACCGCGACGTGCTCGACGAGGTCATCACCGCCGAGTTCGATGAGTCCATCCGCGTCGCGCGCGAGCTGATGGCCAAGGAGGGCCTCCTCGTCGGCATGTCCTGCGGGGCCGCCGTGTCGGCGGCTCTGAAGGTCGCGGCCCGCCCGGAGAACGCCGGCAAGACGATCGTCGTCATCCTCCCCGACACCGGAGAGCGGTACTTGTCCACCGCACTCTTCGAGGACCTCCGGGAGGACTGA